ATGACGCGCCCTTGAAGTTTACAAGAATTTGAGTTATCTGCCAATACCGATATAGTGAAATCCCGCATCTTTCATCCTGTGAGGATCAAGATAGTTGCGTCCATCAATGATTAAGGGTGTGTGCATTTTCTGAGCGAGTTGTGCGTAGTCAAGAGTGAGGAATTGTTGCCAATCGGTGGTTAAAACCAGAGCGTCACAGCCATCAGCGAGCATTTCCACACTAACCTCCACACTCACTCCTGCTAAACCATGATTTAAACCAGATTGAGATACGATGGGATCATAAGCTTTCACCTTTGCTCCTAAACGATTTAATTCTTCAATGATGTTGACAGCAGGAGCATCCCTCATGTCGTCCGTATCGGGTTTAAAGGTTAACCCCAATAACCCGATGGTTTTACCCTTGAGTATTTTTAGTTCTTTTTGTAGCTTTTCTACGATAATTAAACGTTGACGTCGATTTACTTCCACTGTGGCATTGAGAAGCTTGGTAACATAACCATAATCATCAGCAGTATGTATTAAAGCTGACACATCTTTGGGGAAACAAGACCCACCCCAACCGATTCCCGCTTGTAAAAATTTCTCACCGATACGAGAGTCTAAACCGATTCCTTTGGCGATTTGAGTTACATCAGCACCGACGCGATCGCAGATATTGGCAATTTCATTGATAAAACTAATTTTAGTTGCCAAAAAAGCATTAGCCGCGTATTTAATCATTTCCGCAGAACTCAAATCGGTGATCACTACAGGTACGGGAGGTAAAGAAGTATCGAGAGCGAATTGTCTCTGAATAATCGGCTGATATAATTCCAACATCAAAGAAATAGCTTCCTCGCTATGACTTCCTAAAACGATGCGATCGGGGTTAAACGTGTCGTAA
The sequence above is drawn from the Gloeocapsa sp. PCC 73106 genome and encodes:
- a CDS encoding UDP-glucose/GDP-mannose dehydrogenase family protein — translated: MRVCVIGTGYVGLVTGVCLAHIGHDVICVDNNVEKVKLMQAGQSPIYEPGLSELMQSASEAGNLQFTTDLTLGVQKGEILFIAVGTPSLPTGETDTRYVEAVARGIGSCLNGGYKVIVNKSTVPIGSGDWVKMIVLEGLNENHQRVNFDVVSNPEFLREGSAIYDTFNPDRIVLGSHSEEAISLMLELYQPIIQRQFALDTSLPPVPVVITDLSSAEMIKYAANAFLATKISFINEIANICDRVGADVTQIAKGIGLDSRIGEKFLQAGIGWGGSCFPKDVSALIHTADDYGYVTKLLNATVEVNRRQRLIIVEKLQKELKILKGKTIGLLGLTFKPDTDDMRDAPAVNIIEELNRLGAKVKAYDPIVSQSGLNHGLAGVSVEVSVEMLADGCDALVLTTDWQQFLTLDYAQLAQKMHTPLIIDGRNYLDPHRMKDAGFHYIGIGR